The Panicum hallii strain FIL2 chromosome 9, PHallii_v3.1, whole genome shotgun sequence genome has a window encoding:
- the LOC112874903 gene encoding transmembrane protein 230-like translates to MASRRNVRYTPLPVEGGEYNNLTKEDVDLRFAYTPKSYRRIPWKSIALALFLLLLGTSLLFLSYFIFTGHMEGDSSLAYGLLFLGFLAFLPGFYETRVAYYSWRGAPGYTFASIPDY, encoded by the exons ATGGCATCAAGACGTAACGTTCGTTACACACCTCTTCCTGTAGAGGGTGGGGAGTACAACAATCTTACTAAAGAAGATGTTGATCTTCGGTTCGCTTACACTCCAAAATCCTACAGGAGGATCCCCTGGAAGTCAATTGCACTGGCAttgttcctcctcctcctaggaACTTCACTTCTCTTCCTTTCATACTTCATATTCACAGGTCACATGGAGGGTGATAGTTCTCTGGCATATGGTCTCTTGTTCCTGGGCTTCCTTGCCTTCCTTCCTG GCTTTTACGAAACTCGAGTTGCTTACTATTCGTGGCGAGGAGCACCAGGGTACACCTTTGCATCCATACCGGATTATTAG
- the LOC112874898 gene encoding uncharacterized protein LOC112874898, with amino-acid sequence MGSCTSKAALEHRRPARYYTRGRRVRSHSRSIMPEAPQSQQLSDSRGRMTGFSMSEIVHVETANRDKSELSKTFHLTQMQWHHSQRDGKGCSNEDAWFDSVSILEDDSDDEFKSVDGDSSASSDEDEDENKQYESASRFADALSRIGEICRGVPMTLSIEQYLKRDKGDDPGRRSQSMSVCATKCLPTSISFKGLKDKNDTDDDNKESPTPSRLRKLLHSISFNDKMQQLTSGSPTTKKSTVIRLSYKTSCDDYEDSSELGKSKKYVVRPKVGQTIPCGGEKLTTGCWSRIDPSLFKLRSETFLKDKKKCAAPNYAAYYPIGVDLFACTKKVHHIAQHLDLPQIRTHPKLPSLLIVNIQMPTYPAAMFLGDSDGEGFSLVLYFRISEYYEKEVSDHFKDSIMKFFENESEKVKGFTSESTTMYRDRLKIMAGLVNPDDLQLGSTEKKLVQAYNEKPVLSRPQHNFYEGENYFEVDLDIHRFSYIARKGLDSFRERLKNGILDLGLTIQAQKQEELPEQVLCCVRLNKIEFVNHGQVPTIVTVDDK; translated from the exons ATGGGTTCCTGTACTTCCAAGGCTGCCCTAGAGCATAGGAGGCCAGCGAGATATTACACCAGAGGACGAAGAGTCCGCAGCCATTCCCGGTCCATCATGCCAGAGGCACCCCAGTCACAACAGTTGAGCGATTCGAGAGGACGCATGACTGGCTTCTCAATGAGCGAGATTGTACATGTCGAGACGGCGAACCGTGACAAGTCGGAGCTTTCCAAGACATTCCACCTTACGCAGATGCAGTGGCACCACAGCCAGAGGGACGGTAAAG GTTGCAGCAACGAAGATGCCTGGTTTGACTCTGTCAGCATTCTTGAAGATGATTCTGATGATGAATTCAAGAGTGTGGATGGAG ATAGTTCGGCATCCTCGGACGAAGATGAGGACGAAAATAAGCAATATGAGAGCGCTTCCCGTTTTGCTGACGCACTCTCTCGTATTGGCGAGATATGCCGTGGTGTGCCTATGACATTATCTATTGAACAGTACCTGAAAAGAGATAAAG GTGATGATCCTGGACGTAGGAGCCAAAGCATGTCCGTGTGTGCCACCAAGTGCTTACCGACCTCCATTAGCTTCAAGGGCTTGAAGGATAAAAATGATACAGATGATGATAACAAGGAGAGCCCCACCCCATCCCGCTTACGGAAGCTGCTGCACTCTATCAGCTTCAATGACAAGATGCAGCAGTTGACTAGTGGAAGCCCAACAACAAAAAAGTCAACAGTCATTCGGCTCTCATACAAGACATCATGCGATGACTATGAAGACAGCAGTGAACTGG GTAAATCTAAGAAATATGTTGTTCGTCCAAAGGTAGGGCAAACAATCCCATGTGGAGGTGAGAAGCTGACAACAGGATGTTGGTCACGGATTGATCCATCCCTCTTCAAGTTGAGGAGTGAGACCTTCCTAAA AGATAAGAAGAAATGTGCTGCTCCAAATTATGCTGCTTATTATCCGATAGGGGTGGACTTGTTTGCCTGCACCAAGAAGGTTCATCACATTGCTCAGCACCTTGATCTTCCACAGATCAGAACACATCCCAAGCTCCCGTCACTTTTGATTGTGAACATCCAG ATGCCTACCTACCCTGCTGCTATGTTCCTCGGTGACAGCGACGGAGAAGGCTTTAGCCTCGTCTTGTACTTCAGGATATCTGAATACTATGAGAAGGAGGTTTCGGATCATTTCAAGGATTCTATCATG AAATTTTTTGAGAATGAATCTGAGAAGGTAAAAGGGTTTACGTCAGAATCTACCACCATGTACAGAGATCGATTGAAAATCATGGCTGGATTGGTCAACCCAGATGACCTCCAGTTGGGTTCCACAGAGAAGAAGCTTGTCCAAGCATACAATGAGAAGCCAGTCCTCTCACGGCCCCAACATAATTTCTATGAG GGAGAGAACTACTTTGAGGTAGACCTTGATATACACCGGTTCAGCTACATTGCTAGGAAGGGACTAGATTCATTTAGGGAACGCCTAAAGAATGGCATCCTTGATTTGGGTTTGACAATTCAG GCCCAGAAGCAAGAGGAGCTCCCTGAGCAGGTCCTCTGCTGTGTTAGGCTGAACAAGATTGAATTTGTTAACCATGGGCAAGTTCCAACAATAGTCACAGTTGATGACAAGTGA